A window from Vulcanimicrobium alpinum encodes these proteins:
- a CDS encoding NAD(+)/NADH kinase has product MKAIALYVNTIRARAAETARHVARIAADHDVRIALVDGAGVELDVDVARCDLREAQLFVTVGGDGTLLRAARIAHPLGIPILGVNTGRLGFLTEVEANDEGFAALARVFAGIALRVEERVALYAQVAGHGERHFALNEVVVRRVEQARLAPYGLSLDGEMVAHIPSDGVIVATPTGSTAYFLSAGGPIIHPRVEAIGVAALMPHTLFARPLLVPTDATIEITCDGELTRANLETDGMVASPLQAGDRVTIRRADTPVRFARVRSGAFFARLEEKLQWGVPIKSL; this is encoded by the coding sequence GTGAAGGCGATCGCGCTGTACGTCAACACGATCCGCGCGCGCGCCGCGGAGACGGCGCGCCACGTTGCGCGCATCGCCGCGGATCACGACGTGCGGATCGCGCTGGTCGACGGCGCCGGCGTGGAACTCGACGTCGACGTCGCGCGCTGCGATCTCCGCGAAGCGCAATTGTTCGTCACCGTCGGCGGTGACGGGACGCTCCTGCGCGCGGCCCGCATCGCGCACCCGCTCGGAATCCCGATCCTCGGCGTCAACACGGGCCGGCTCGGCTTTCTCACCGAGGTCGAAGCGAACGACGAAGGGTTCGCGGCGCTGGCGCGCGTGTTCGCGGGGATCGCGCTGCGCGTCGAAGAGCGCGTCGCGCTCTACGCGCAGGTCGCCGGGCACGGCGAGCGTCACTTCGCGCTGAACGAAGTGGTCGTCCGGCGCGTCGAGCAGGCCCGTCTCGCGCCGTACGGGCTCTCGCTCGACGGCGAGATGGTCGCGCACATCCCCTCCGACGGGGTGATCGTCGCGACGCCGACCGGATCGACGGCGTACTTCCTGAGCGCCGGCGGCCCGATCATCCATCCGCGCGTCGAAGCGATCGGCGTCGCGGCGCTGATGCCGCACACGCTCTTCGCGCGCCCGCTGCTCGTGCCGACGGATGCGACGATCGAGATCACCTGCGACGGCGAACTCACCCGCGCCAACCTCGAAACGGACGGGATGGTCGCGAGCCCCCTGCAGGCCGGAGACCGCGTCACGATCCGTCGCGCCGACACGCCCGTACGTTTCGCGCGCGTCCGCTCGGGAGCGTTCTTCGCCCGGCTCGAAGAGAAACTGCAATGGGGCGTTCCGATCAAGTCGCTGTGA
- a CDS encoding TlyA family RNA methyltransferase — MDAAVAEQAGITRSQARALILAGKVRIDGVPATKPGAHVRAGAAVAVEEPARFVSRGGEKLDGALRDFGIDPAGLDALDVGASTGGFTDALLQRGARHVTALDVGYGQLAWKLRGDPRVTVIERTNFRTLAGDAFPAGFDLIVVDASFISLRTIVARAVAYLRDCGAIVALVKPQFEAGRERLGGGGVVRDAAVHAAVLREVRDAVRAAGVRAVRATVSPLRGPAGNAEFFYELRRSGAEVSDDVLDALVAQVHDPGRSS; from the coding sequence TTGGATGCAGCGGTCGCAGAGCAGGCCGGGATCACGCGCTCGCAGGCGCGCGCCTTGATCCTTGCCGGGAAGGTTCGCATCGACGGCGTCCCGGCGACGAAGCCGGGCGCGCACGTGCGCGCCGGCGCCGCGGTCGCGGTCGAGGAACCCGCGCGCTTCGTGAGCCGCGGCGGCGAGAAACTCGACGGCGCGCTGCGCGACTTCGGGATCGATCCCGCCGGGCTCGACGCGCTCGACGTCGGCGCCTCGACCGGCGGTTTCACCGACGCGCTGCTGCAGCGCGGCGCGCGGCACGTAACCGCGCTCGACGTCGGGTACGGGCAATTGGCGTGGAAGCTGCGCGGCGACCCGCGCGTCACGGTGATCGAGCGGACGAACTTCCGCACCCTCGCCGGCGACGCGTTCCCCGCCGGATTCGACCTGATCGTCGTCGACGCGTCCTTCATCTCCCTGCGCACGATCGTCGCGCGCGCGGTCGCCTATCTGCGCGACTGCGGTGCGATCGTCGCGCTGGTCAAACCGCAGTTCGAAGCCGGCCGCGAGCGGCTCGGCGGCGGCGGCGTGGTCCGCGACGCAGCGGTGCACGCGGCGGTGCTGCGCGAAGTGCGCGACGCGGTGCGCGCGGCCGGCGTGCGCGCCGTGCGCGCGACGGTTTCGCCGCTGCGCGGCCCGGCCGGCAACGCGGAGTTTTTCTACGAACTGCGGCGGAGCGGTGCGGAGGTGAGCGACGACGTCCTCGACGCGCTGGTCGCGCAGGTGCACGACCCGGGACGATCCTCGTGA
- the xseB gene encoding exodeoxyribonuclease VII small subunit: MADDRSASFEGSLQRLEQIVKILESEEPDLERAVALYKEGRELVGRCEGLLKTAHAGIDAANAAPARPVEDALDDDEIEI; encoded by the coding sequence ATGGCGGACGACAGATCGGCCTCTTTTGAAGGCTCGCTCCAGCGGCTCGAACAGATCGTGAAGATCCTCGAATCGGAAGAACCCGATCTCGAGCGCGCCGTCGCGCTGTACAAGGAGGGACGCGAGCTGGTCGGCCGCTGCGAAGGTCTGCTGAAGACCGCGCATGCGGGGATCGACGCCGCCAACGCCGCCCCCGCGCGTCCCGTCGAGGACGCGCTCGATGACGACGAAATCGAGATCTGA
- the xseA gene encoding exodeoxyribonuclease VII large subunit, whose protein sequence is MIAGRPDVRVVAVSRLANYVNKLLSGNRHLVLIGVSGEISNYRPNSNGNVYFDLKDRDALLNCVAFSEAAAAFPAMANGDQIVAYGSVTTFPRKSTYQLRVLEVRTEGETGALHQRYETLRARLAAEGLFADERKRALPRFPFRVALVTSRSAEGARDFETQARERAPHVEIVVVPTTVQGEKAAPEIAAAIARAERLDVDVIVLARGGGSFEDLFAFSDERVVRALAASPIPTVSAIGHEGDAPLTDFVADRRAATPSAAAQTLLPRRDDLLRMVDERRRTLARDLDRLVSSRRQLVDARARRLFSAARERVSAERESLHRYERRLNAAGPAARLAQRRGRFDAVRAGLAREIVTLLRRRRERLAAAAQRLGRVDPALRIARAAGRSEATAAGLDAALRRLLERCAATLRTLAVSLDGNNPETILQRGYAIVRGMDGRPLRDAADAPPGTTITAELARGHLHARVEREGTDGGRQIGLF, encoded by the coding sequence GTGATCGCAGGCCGGCCCGACGTGCGCGTCGTCGCGGTCTCGCGGCTCGCGAACTACGTCAACAAACTGCTTTCCGGCAATCGCCACTTGGTGCTCATCGGCGTGAGCGGCGAGATCTCGAACTACCGGCCCAACTCGAACGGCAACGTCTACTTCGATCTCAAGGACCGCGACGCGCTGTTGAACTGCGTCGCGTTCAGCGAGGCCGCGGCGGCGTTCCCGGCGATGGCGAACGGCGATCAGATCGTCGCCTACGGTTCGGTGACGACGTTCCCGCGCAAGTCGACGTATCAGCTGCGCGTGCTCGAGGTGCGCACCGAAGGCGAAACCGGCGCACTTCACCAGCGCTACGAGACGCTCAGGGCGCGTCTGGCCGCCGAAGGACTCTTCGCCGATGAACGCAAGCGCGCGCTCCCGCGCTTTCCGTTCCGCGTCGCGCTGGTGACGTCGCGCAGCGCCGAGGGAGCGCGCGATTTCGAGACGCAGGCGCGCGAGCGCGCGCCGCACGTCGAGATCGTCGTCGTGCCCACCACGGTGCAGGGCGAAAAAGCGGCGCCCGAGATCGCCGCCGCGATCGCGCGCGCGGAGCGGCTCGACGTCGACGTGATCGTGCTGGCGCGCGGCGGCGGTTCGTTCGAAGACCTCTTCGCGTTCAGCGACGAGCGCGTCGTGCGCGCGCTCGCGGCGTCGCCGATCCCGACCGTCTCGGCGATCGGTCACGAAGGCGACGCGCCGCTGACCGACTTCGTCGCCGACCGGCGCGCCGCGACGCCGTCGGCCGCGGCGCAGACGCTCCTCCCGCGCCGCGACGATCTGCTGCGGATGGTCGACGAGCGGCGGCGGACGCTCGCGCGCGACCTCGACCGTCTCGTATCGTCGCGGCGGCAGCTCGTCGACGCGCGCGCCCGCCGGCTTTTCTCGGCAGCGCGCGAGCGCGTGAGCGCCGAACGCGAGTCGCTGCACCGCTACGAGCGCCGGCTCAACGCCGCCGGGCCGGCAGCGCGGCTGGCCCAGCGCCGCGGCCGCTTCGATGCGGTGCGGGCCGGTCTCGCGCGCGAGATCGTGACGCTGCTGCGGCGCCGCCGCGAGCGGCTCGCCGCCGCAGCGCAGCGTCTGGGTCGCGTCGATCCCGCGTTGCGCATCGCGCGTGCCGCGGGCCGCTCCGAGGCGACCGCGGCGGGACTCGACGCGGCGCTGCGCCGGCTGCTCGAGCGGTGCGCCGCGACGCTGCGCACGCTCGCGGTGTCGCTCGACGGCAACAACCCCGAAACGATCCTGCAACGCGGATACGCCATCGTGCGAGGGATGGACGGGCGCCCGCTGCGGGACGCGGCGGACGCACCGCCCGGCACGACGATCACGGCAGAACTCGCGCGCGGGCACCTGCACGCGCGCGTCGAACGCGAAGGGACGGATGGCGGACGACAGATCGGCCTCTTTTGA